A genomic region of Thunnus albacares chromosome 2, fThuAlb1.1, whole genome shotgun sequence contains the following coding sequences:
- the ier3 gene encoding radiation-inducible immediate-early gene IEX-1, with protein MYSRSDSMTLTVRRQESFAFSRLATRSTEPEVFTFERIPTQATAVHSFVPVRPKKRCTRVMYPAKVRMHLPPPEKSQAKRWLVILCLVVLWQIYTEDPCVETPLSSADSPVSDYHGFSFQSAEEVSASSAALSASPSGCEDGISSSDMSIPTTTTCPMPSQETEGSHGFEQSAGKSYMVALLVYHRLGSDN; from the coding sequence ATGTACTCACGATCTGACAGCATGACTCTGACTGTTCGCCGACAGGAGAGCTTCGCCTTCTCCAGGCTGGCGACCCGCAGCACGGAGCCGGAGGTCTTCACCTTCGAGCGGATTCCGACTCAGGCCACCGCCGTGCACTCCTTTGTGCCCGTCCGGCCGAAGAAGCGCTGCACCCGGGTGATGTACCCCGCTAAAGTCCGCATGCACCTTCCACCACCGGAGAAAAGCCAAGCCAAGCGTTGGCTGGTCATCCTGTGCCTGGTGGTGCTGTGGCAGATCTACACCGAGGATCCCTGCGTCGAGACGCCGCTGAGCAGCGCAGACAGCCCGGTCAGCGACTACCACGGGTTCTCCTTCCAATCAGCGGAGGAGGTCAGCGCCAGCTCTGCGGCTCTGTCAGCCTCACCGAGCGGCTGCGAGGACGGCATCTCATCAAGTGACATGTCcatccccaccaccaccacctgccCAATGCCAAGCCAAGAGACGGAAGGCAGCCATGGGTTCGAGCAGAGCGCCGGGAAGAGCTACATGGTGGCTCTGCTGGTCTACCACAGACTGGGCAGCGACAACTAA